In one window of Candidatus Polarisedimenticolaceae bacterium DNA:
- a CDS encoding MlaD family protein: MASKNRSRDVLVGGFTVLALVVFALAVMAVGGESRLFSKKASYRAVLQSSDGLVIGSPVKMSGVQVGTVTDVRLSQDPSSAGIEVTLGVQRAYQGRVREGSMAALRFLQYLSGEKYVEITPGDPGRAEIAEGSLIPTQEGSRFLETGEDIAENLNEITLALRRILEPLEEGKGLLGEMIQNPEFGKEGLQAARGALENLEALTARLRAGEGFAGRMLFDPSMEPRADDLGRAIHGVADAVERLEKGEGAAGDLLSEGGRSKQAVADLAEAAASLKRTAAQLESREGLLGRLLYDKEYGDAVAKDIRETVSRMNSIAGKIDSGQGTLGALVNERVLHDSMEEVVAGVGDSKFASWLIRHYQKQGIEAAVPEPGKP; the protein is encoded by the coding sequence ATGGCGTCTAAGAACCGAAGTCGAGACGTCCTGGTGGGCGGGTTCACCGTGCTCGCCCTCGTGGTATTCGCCCTGGCGGTGATGGCCGTCGGCGGGGAGTCGCGGCTGTTCTCGAAGAAGGCGTCGTACCGGGCGGTGCTCCAGAGCTCGGACGGTCTGGTGATCGGGTCGCCGGTGAAGATGAGCGGCGTCCAGGTGGGGACGGTCACGGACGTCCGGTTGTCCCAGGATCCTTCGAGCGCGGGGATCGAGGTGACCCTCGGCGTCCAGCGCGCCTACCAGGGACGTGTCCGCGAGGGCTCGATGGCGGCCCTCCGCTTCCTCCAGTACCTCAGCGGCGAGAAATACGTCGAGATCACCCCCGGGGATCCGGGCCGCGCCGAGATCGCGGAGGGCTCGCTGATTCCCACGCAAGAGGGCTCCCGCTTCCTCGAGACCGGCGAGGACATCGCCGAGAACCTGAACGAGATCACCCTGGCCCTGCGTCGGATCCTCGAGCCGCTCGAGGAAGGCAAGGGACTGCTGGGCGAGATGATCCAGAACCCGGAGTTCGGCAAGGAGGGGCTCCAGGCGGCGCGGGGCGCGCTCGAGAACCTCGAGGCGCTGACGGCGAGGCTGCGCGCGGGGGAGGGATTCGCCGGCCGGATGTTGTTCGACCCGTCGATGGAGCCCCGCGCCGACGACCTGGGCCGCGCGATCCACGGGGTCGCGGATGCGGTCGAGCGTCTGGAGAAGGGGGAAGGAGCCGCCGGCGATCTCCTCTCCGAGGGGGGGAGGAGCAAGCAGGCGGTCGCCGACCTCGCCGAAGCCGCGGCGTCCCTCAAACGCACCGCCGCCCAGCTCGAATCCCGGGAAGGGCTTCTCGGCCGCCTGCTGTACGACAAGGAGTACGGAGACGCGGTGGCGAAGGACATCCGGGAGACCGTCTCCCGGATGAACTCGATCGCGGGGAAGATCGACTCCGGGCAGGGGACCCTCGGCGCCCTCGTCAACGAGCGGGTGCTGCACGACTCCATGGAAGAGGTCGTGGCGGGGGTCGGGGACAGCAAGTTCGCCAGCTGGCTGATCCGTCATTACCAGAAGCAGGGGATCGAGGCGGCGGTCCCGGAACCCGGAAAACCCTGA